The genomic interval GAATAATGGGAACAATCCAGCCTGAACAACGGCGAAAATAGTCATCGCCTCTGCAGAACGGTTGATGGACATCCGCCACTTCTGACGGAAAAGCAACAATACCGCGGAAATCAAGGTACCGGCGTGTCCAATACCAACCCACCAAACGAAGTTCGTGATGTCCCAGGCCCAACCGATGGTTCTGTTCAATCCCCAAACTCCAATTCCTGTTCCTACTGTGTAAGCCAAACAACCCATTCCCCAGAGGAACATGGCTGCTGAAATTCCGAATACAATCCACCAAGAGCGTCCGGCGGTTGTTTCGATCGGCCTTGCCACTTCCTCGGTAATGTCGTGGTACGACTTATTACCGGTAATTAGTGGCTCGCGTATGGGCGATTCGTAGTGCATATTATTCTCCTTTATCTAAAACTCGGTTAGGCTTTGTTTCTCACTTTAGTTTGGTAGAATACGGATGGTTTCGTTCCGATTTCTTCCAACAGATAGTAGCGTCTTGGCTCGTCGCGCAATTTGTGCACTCGGCTATCAGGATCATTCACATCACCGAAGGTAATGGCACCTGTATCACAAGCACTGGCGCAAGCAACGGTGAAGTCACCGTCCTTAACTGGGCGACCTTCGCGCTTGGCTTCGAGTTTTCCCAATTGAATGCGTTGCAAGCACATGGTACATTTCTCCATTACCCCACGTGCACGCACAGTTACATCTGGATTCAATACCATTTTACCCCATTCGTCCTGTGCAGGATTCACACCGGTAAACTTCGAATATGTTGGGTAGTTGAACCAGTTAAAGCGACGCACTTTGTACGGACAGTTGTTCGCACAATAGCGGGTTCCGATACAACGGTTGTATGCCATGTGATTCAACCCTTCACCGGAGTGAACCGTGGCTCCCACTGGACATACCGTTTCGCATGGAGCGTGGTTACAGTGCTGACACATGACTGGTTGGAAGACCACTTCAGGTGCGTCTGCTGGTTCTTCCATGGCCAAGTACATATCAATGGCTCCAAGATCCTCTTCAGCTGCGACTTTTTTAGTCATATCACTGCTGTAGTAGCGATCAATACGCAACCAATGCATGTCACGAGAACGGCGGATCTCATCTTTTCCAACAACAGGAACGTTGTTTTCAGCCTGACAAGAGACTACACATGCCCCACATCCTAAACAGTTGTTCAAATCGATGGACAAGTTCCACCAATGACCTGTGGTTTTGTCAAACTCTTCCCAGAGATTTACCTCAGAAGCAGGCTTCACTCCTTCGTGCGTTTCGAATGACGGTTCGTCATTCCCCGCACTTGGATTATTGATGAACTCAGCCAGAGTCGTTTCTTTGACGATGTCACGACCCATCATTGTATGAGCCAACTGGATGCAAGCAAATTCGTGCAACCCATCCACCTTTTCAATGGAAACGCCAGAATGAGAAGTACTGCTACCTGCGTAAAGAGGATAAGCGTTAACCCCTACTCCGTCTCCAACAGCTCCTGCCGCAGTTCGTCCATATCCTAAAGCCAATCCTACAGAGCCCTGGGCCTGTCCTGGTTGGATCATTACAGGAACGTTCTCAACAGTAACACCATTTACGGTTACGTTCACCAGGCTTCCATTCAGTGCCCCGTTGGATGTATTCTCGTTGACCAATCCCATGGACTCCGCATCCAAGCGAGATACAGTCAAATAGTTGTCCCAAGAAGTACGAGTAATCGGATCTGGAAGCTCTTGAAGCCATGGATTATTGGCTCCTGAACCCGACCCTAAAGCAGTGGTAGCATAGAGCTCAAGCTCTATTTCACTGCCCTTGATTTGTGCAACGTTACGAGCTGCAGCGCTCACGTCCACCATATCTGAAGCGACAGCATCTTCTGTTTCGCTTGATGGCGGTGCCACGTAGTATCCGTCATGAACGCTCTGGTTCCAAGACCCAGCTCCTGCTACAAGAACATTGCTCTCCCAGTGCTCTTTCATATACTCATAAGCCGAACCTTGTCCAGTCCATGCGAGCATGTTTTCAAAAAGACTACGCGTATCGAATAATTTCTGGATGGTCGGTTGTGTGATGGTATAATATCCTTCAATCGGCATTCCATCCCCCCAACTTTCCAAGTAGTGATTTGCAGGTAAAAGGTAATTTGCTCCTGCGGCAGTTTCCGTCATGCGGTCATCAATCACTACAGTAGTTCCAACCTTCTTCATGGCTTCTGCAAAAGCAGCGCCAGAAGCGTGGCTGT from Cryomorphaceae bacterium carries:
- a CDS encoding TAT-variant-translocated molybdopterin oxidoreductase, coding for MSTTKKYWKGIEELHNEAAVQDLAKNEFPEDVATADFLGEQGNAESTTSRRDFLKFMGFSTAAATLAACETPVQKVIPYVVKPEEITPGVANYYASTYSDGHDFASVLVKTREGRPIKIENNNDAPLNGAMSARVQASVLSLYDTARAKSPMKDGVETSWSEADATIVKAMDNAFAAGKQVVFLTNSITSPSVNALGTSFMADKENAVHISYDAISYAGILDAHKNAFGKRAIPHYRFDKAEVVVGINADFLGEQLNFGNARDYVKMRDPRKGKMSQHWQFESNMTITGANADKRVMIKPSEQGKVALALYNAIASKSGQASAGGGQTAYDAEVKVLADKLWAARGKSLVLAGANDENIQTVVIAINQMLMNYGATAQMSTANVTKQGSDADVATLLSDMQAGKVGVLVMSDVNPVYSHASGAAFAEAMKKVGTTVVIDDRMTETAAGANYLLPANHYLESWGDGMPIEGYYTITQPTIQKLFDTRSLFENMLAWTGQGSAYEYMKEHWESNVLVAGAGSWNQSVHDGYYVAPPSSETEDAVASDMVDVSAAARNVAQIKGSEIELELYATTALGSGSGANNPWLQELPDPITRTSWDNYLTVSRLDAESMGLVNENTSNGALNGSLVNVTVNGVTVENVPVMIQPGQAQGSVGLALGYGRTAAGAVGDGVGVNAYPLYAGSSTSHSGVSIEKVDGLHEFACIQLAHTMMGRDIVKETTLAEFINNPSAGNDEPSFETHEGVKPASEVNLWEEFDKTTGHWWNLSIDLNNCLGCGACVVSCQAENNVPVVGKDEIRRSRDMHWLRIDRYYSSDMTKKVAAEEDLGAIDMYLAMEEPADAPEVVFQPVMCQHCNHAPCETVCPVGATVHSGEGLNHMAYNRCIGTRYCANNCPYKVRRFNWFNYPTYSKFTGVNPAQDEWGKMVLNPDVTVRARGVMEKCTMCLQRIQLGKLEAKREGRPVKDGDFTVACASACDTGAITFGDVNDPDSRVHKLRDEPRRYYLLEEIGTKPSVFYQTKVRNKA